The following proteins come from a genomic window of Ictalurus furcatus strain D&B chromosome 14, Billie_1.0, whole genome shotgun sequence:
- the myo5c gene encoding unconventional myosin-Vc: MALSELYTKYNRVWVPDAEQVWKSAELLRDYTPGDPALHLQLEDGAEIQYPVEVDGLLPPLRNPDILVGENDLTALSYLHEPAVLHNLRIRFVDSKIIYTYCGIILVAVNPYKQLPIYGDAVIRAYSGQNMGDLDPHIFAVAEEAYKLMARNNKNQSIIVSGESGAGKTVSARYAMRYFAMVSKSSSNTRVEDKVLASNPITEAIGNAKTTRNDNSSRFGKYTEISFDRRYQIIGANMRTYLLEKSRVVFQSENERNYHIFYQMCACADQPQFKSLRLLGADKFNYTCMGGEMEIQGVDDRADMAETCRTFTLLGLKDDFQSDVFKMMAGILHLGNVVIKAVGSDQSSVSSTDSHLAVFCDLLEVREEDMCRWLCHRRIVLASETVIKPQPRERAINARDALAKHLYAYLFDCIIHRINQALRVPGNQHSFIGVLDIYGFETFDVNSFEQFCINYANEKLQQQFNLHVFKLEQEEYMKEDIPWTLIDFYDNQPVIDLIEAKMGILDLLDEECLFPQGTDENWLQKLYNFLSSKPMFEKPRLSNEAFVIHHFADRVEYQCKGFLEKNRDTLYEEMLDVMRASKFPLLADFFHEKEPNSVHPANRAKVKAARPGVKPANKQLRTTVGDKFRSSLYLLMETLNATTPHYVRCIKPNEEKLPFEYDSKRVVQQLRACGVLETVRISAQSYPSRWTYIEFYSRYSILMSQAELRLEEKKQTCRTVLQRLIPDSNQYKFGRTKIFFRAGQVAYLEKLRLDYLRTACVTIQKHVRGWTQRRRYLHMREAAIIIQQYVRGKRQIRRMVTAAALKQGWAAVVIQRHCRGYLVRRIYQLVLVATVTIQAYTRGWIARKCYKKMVEEHKALVLQKYARAWLVRRRFQTMRRLVINVQLSYRVQQLRKKLEEQNKENRGLMERLTSLANAHAQGLDRMQSLEVELSKAANERLSVEEREKKRKEETNQTIAQLQSERDQVKLENQALQAKLKDSIEQMTDNFEELKKKLIQDLEREERLRKVAEHSSELQKEDLDKEIAALKEENLRLREDKIQLRAQAEEDTQINKELQEQLGQLTKHVKVIPELHKEINSLQNERIEADRKMKEQAEQTRAKMNIITRQLLGETKDEEIILRLTKEATEAAGDEGDLPFALIRLQNATRLVETHLREQREDYKSKLEALVFKNDHLSRENQQLQALFQEKNNVNQSIGQEVARLTAENMAIPELKQQVTELQRHKQELEAQLEKQCTEMTENNTRVSSKLEEESSQRRLLEERNRESEREREEMGKRLEELEETVEQLKRLQQTDNEAKSKLRQETSRLTAENMDFEEQLDTKDRTIKRLQDQIKALQAPLKASEKAGPAVPKEYLGMLEYKKDDEGRLVRTLILELKPRGVVVNMIPGLAAHLLFMCIRHADYLNDGEKLKSLMRAIITGIKQVTTNHQENFEVLSFWLSNTYYLLNCLKQYSGEEEFMKHNTPRQNKNCLQNFDLSDHRQVLSDLAIQIHHQFINVMEDALFPMIVHGMLEHESLQGISSMKPTGFRKRSNSMLGDGLREGEGQSYSISSILQLLSDFHSCMSQQGMDQQLQGQAFRQLFYLIGATSLNSILLRKDLCSCRKGMQIRCNISYLEEWLRDKGLQAYNVMETLGPLSQAAWLLQVNKTTDDDAAEIQQRCHELSPVQIVKILNSYTPIDDFEKRVAPSFVRKVQALLQEREGSNQLMMDGQYRFQVTFPFCHTTQALELLQVPNSLHLSFVTRI; this comes from the exons ATGGCGCTCTCGGAGCTGTACACTAAG TATAACAGAGTATGGGTGCCAGATGCAGAGCAGGTGTGGAAGTCAGCGGAGCTCCTGAGAGACTACACACCTGGAGATCCAGCTCTACACCTGCAGCTAGAGGATGGAGCT GAGATCCAATACCCAGTGGAGGTGGACGGTCTGTTACCCCCCCTACGTAACCCAGACATCCTGGTGGGGGAGAATGACCTAACCGCTCTGAGCTACCTCCATGAACCGGCTGTGCTGCACAACCTGCGCATCAGATTTGTGGACTCTAAGATAATCTATACATACTGTG GCATTATCCTAGTGGCGGTAAACCCATATAAACAGCTCCCCATTTATGGAGATGCGGTCATCCGTGCTTATTCTGGCCAGAACATGGGAGATCTGGACCCTCATATATTTGCTGTGGCAGAAGAAGCTTATAAACTGATGGCAAG GAACAACAAGAACCAGTCCATCATAGTCAGTGGGGAGTCTGGAGCAGGGAAGACCGTGTCTGCTCGCTACGCTATGAGATACTTTGCAATGGTCAGCAAATCTAGCAGCAACACTCGGGTGGAGGACAAGGTTTTGGCATCGAACCCCATCACTGAA GCAATAGGTAACGCAAAGACCACCAGGAATGACAACAGCAGCCGATTTGGGAAATACACTGAAATCAGCTTTGACCGGAGATACCAGATCATCGGAGCTAACATGAGGACATACCTTCTAGAAAAGTCTAGGGTTGTTTTTCAG TCAGAGAATGAAAGAAACTATCACATCTTCTATCAGATGTGTGCTTGTGCAGACCAACCACAATTTAAGAGCttgagactgt TGGGTGCAGACAAGTTTAACTACACCTGCATGGGAGGGGAGATGGAGATCCAAGGAGTGGATGATCGTGCTGATATGGCTGAAACCTGCCGCACTTTCACCCTGCTGG GACTAAAGGATGACTTTCAGAGTGATGTGTTCAAGATGATGGCAGGGATTTTGCACTTGGGCAATGTGGTGATCAAAGCGGTCGGCTCAGACCAGTCATCCGTCAGC tCTACTGACTCTCACCTGGCTGTGTTCTGTGATCTGCTTGAAGTCAGAGAAGAAGATATGTGTCGCTGGTTATGTCATCGGCGTATTGTCCTGGCTTCTGAGACCGTGATCAAACCGCAGCCAAGGGAACGTGCCATAAATGCCCGAGATGCACTGGCCAAGCATCTTTACGCTTATCTCTTTGACTGCATCATCCACAGGATTAACCAGGCCCTGCGTGTGCCTGGAAATCAGCACTCGTTTATTGGAGTTCTGGATATCTATGG ATTTGAAACCTTCGATGTGAATAGCTTCGAACAGTTTTGCATCAACTACGCCAATGAGAAACTCCAACAACAGTTCAACTTG CACGTGTTTAAACTAGAGCAAGAGGAGTACATGAAGGAGGACATCCCCTGGACGCTGATTGATTTCTATGACAACCAACCAGTCATTGATCTTATCGAAGCCAAAATGGGCATCCTGGACTTGCTGGATGAGGAGTGTCTG tttcctcagggtactgaTGAGAACTGGCTGCAGAAGCTCTACAATTTTCTGAGCTCAAAGCCTATGTTTGAGAAACCTCGTCTATCCAACGAGGCGTTTGTGATCCATCACTTTGCAGACCGG GTAGAATATCAGTGTAAAGGTTTCTTGGAGAAGAATAGAGATACCCTCTATGAAGAAATGCTGGACGTAATGAGAGCCAGCAAG TTTCCTCTCTTGGCAGATTTCTTTCATGAAAAGGAACCAAATTCCGTGCATCCCGCGAATCGTGCCAAAGTGAAAGCAGCACGACCTGGAGTCAAACCGGCCAATAAGCAACTTAGAACCACTGTAGGAGATAAG TTTCGGAGTTCATTGTATCTGTTAATGGAAACTCTTAATGCTACTACGCCGCACTACGTCCGCTGCATTAAACCTAACGAGGAGAAGCTGCCATTTGA ATATGACTCAAAGCGTGTGGTGCAGCAGCTGCGGGCCTGTGGAGTACTAGAGACTGTTCGAATTAGTGCTCAGAGCTACCCATCTAG GTGGACCTACATCGAGTTCTACAGCCGTTACAGTATTCTGATGAGCCAGGCCGAGCTCCGATTGGAGGAGAAGAAGCAAACATGTAGAACAGTGTTGCAGAGGCTTATTCCT GACTCTAATCAGTATAAGTTCGGACGGACCAAAATCTTCTTCCGAGCGGGCCAGGTGGCGTATCTGGAGAAGCTGCGTTTGGATTATCTGCGCACTGCATGCGTGACCATCCAGAAGCATGTGAGAGGCTGGACTCAGAGACGCAGGTATCTGCACATGAGAGAAGCCGCCATCATCATCCAGCAGTACGTCCGTGGCAAGAGGCAGATCAG GCGCAtggttacagcagcagctctgaagCAGGGCTGGGCAGCTGTGGTCATCCAGAGGCACTGTCGTGGCTATCTTGTGCGCCGGATTTACCAGCTTGTCCTGGTGGCTACAGTCACTATTCAGGCATATACCAGGGGATGGATTGCCCGCAAGTGCTACAAAAAG ATGGTGGAGGAGCATAAAGCTCTGGTCCTGCAGAAGTACGCTCGGGCCTGGCTGGTGCGTCGCCGCTTCCAGACCATGCGCCGACTCGTGATAAACGTGCAGCTCTCGTACAGAGTCCAGCAGCTGCGTAAGAAATTGGAGGAACAG AATAAAGAGAACCGTGGTCTGATGGAAAGGCTGACCAGTCTGGCCAATGCTCATGCTCAGGGATTGGACAGGATGCAGTCCCTGGAGGTGGAGCTTAGCAAAGCAGCCAATGAGAGGCTATctgtagaagagagagagaagaagagaaaagaggaaaccAATCAG ACGATCGCTCAGCTTCAGAGCGAAAGGGATCAAGTCAAGCTGGAGAATCAGGCTCTCCAGGCGAAACTCAAAGATTCCATAGAACAAATGACAG ACAATTTTGAAGAACTGAAGAAAAAGCTCATACAGGAcctagagagagaagagaggctGCGAAA AGTCGCAGAACACAGCAGTGAGCTGCAGAAGGAGGACCTGGATAAAGAGATTGCAGCGCTGAAGGAGGAGAATCTCAGGCTGAGGGAAGACAAAATCCAGCTACGGGCTCAGGCCGAGGAGGACACACAGATCAACAAAGAGCTCCAGGAACAGCTTGGCCAGCTCACCAAACATGTCAAG GTGATACCAGAGTTACATAAAGAGATCAACAGCCTCCAGAATGAAAGAATCGAAGCAGACAGAAAGATGAAGGAGCAAGCTGAGCAGACCAGAG cgAAAATGAATATTATTACCAGACAGCTTCTGGGTGAGACAAAAGACGAGGAGATCATTCTCAG GTTGACAAAAGAGGCGACAGAAGCTGCCGGTGATGAGGGAGATCTACCGTTTGCACTTATCAGGCTGCAGAACGCCACCAG GCTGGTGGAGACCCATTTACGGGAGCAAAGGGAAGATTACAAAAGTAAGCTGGAGGCACTGGTTTTCAAAAATGATCACCTGAGTAGAGAGAACCAGCAGCTACAAGCCCTCTTTCAGGAGAAGAACAATGTCAACCAAAGCATTGGACAGGAGGTGGCCCGGCTCACTGCTGAAAACATG GCGATCCCTGAACTGAAGCAGCAGGTAACAGAGCTACAGCGTCACAAGCAGGAGCTGGAAGCACAGCTAGAGAAACAATGCACCGAGATGACTG AAAATAATACAAGGGTATCCAGTAAGCTTGAAGAGGAAAGCTCACAAAGAAG GCTTTTggaggagaggaacagagaaagtgagagagaaagagaggagatgGGGAAGAGGCTGGAGGAGCTAGAGGAGACAGTAGAGCAGCTTAAGAGACTCCAGCAAACAGACAACGAAGCCAAGAGCAAACTCAGACAGGAGACGTCACGCCTTACAGCTgagaacatg GACTTTGAAGAGCAATTAGATACGAAAGACCGAACCATAAAGAGGCTGCAGGACCAAATCAAAGCTCTTCAGGCACCACTGAAAG CCAGTGAGAAAGCCGGACCAGCTGTTCCGAAAGAATACCTTGGCATGCTGGAGTATAAGAAAGACGATGAAGGCAGGCTTGTGCGGACATTAATACTTG agCTCAAGCCGAGGGGAGTGGTGGTGAATATGATCCCTGGGTTGGCGGCCCATCTGCTCTTTATGTGCATTCGACATGCTGACTATCTCAATGATGGAGAAAAGCTCAAGTCCCTCATGCGTGCCATCATCACAGGAATCAAACAGGTGACCACG AACCATCAGGAAAACTTTGAGGTTTTGTCTTTCTGGCTCTCCAACACATACTACCTGCTCAACTGCCTCAAACAGTACAGTGGAGAAGAA GAGTTTATGAAGCACAATACACCTCGGCAGAATAAGAACTGCCTGCAGAACTTTGACCTTTCAGATCACAGACAGGTCTTGAGCGATCTTGCCATTCAAATCCATCACCAGTTTATCAATGTGATGGAGGATGCCCTATTCCCTATGATTG TCCATGGGATGCTGGAGCACGAGAGTCTGCAGGGCATCTCAAGTATGAAACCTACAGGTTTCCGTAAACGCTCCAACAGCATGCTGGGAGACGGGCTCAGAGAGGGCGAGGGCCAGAGCTACAGCATCTCCTCCATCCTGCAGCTGCTGAGCGACTTCCACAGCTGCATGTCACAGCAGGGCATGGATCAGCAGCTGCAGGGACAAGCCTTCCGCCAGCTCTTCTACCTGATTGGAGCCACCTCGCTCAACAGCATCCTCCTCCGCAAGGATCTCTGCTCCTGCCGCAAGGGCATGCAGATCAG GTGTAATATCAGTTACTTGGAAGAGTGGCTGAGGGATAAAGGTCTTCAGGCCTACAATGTTATGGAGACTCTGGGGCCGCTGTCCCAGGCTGCCTGGCTCCTACAGGTGAACAAAACCACTGACGATGATGCAGCTGAGATCCAGCAAAGATGCCACGAGCTCTCACCGGTTCAG ATCGTGAAGATCCTCAACTCGTACACTCCCATCGACGACTTTGAAAAGCGAGTTGCGCCGTCTTTTGTGCGGAAAGTTCAG GCGCTGCTACAGGAACGTGAGGGCTCGAATCAGTTGATGATGGACGGACAGTATCGCTTCCAGGTTACTTTCCCGTTCTGTCACACCACACAAGCTCTGGAGCTCCTGCAGGTGCCCAACAGCCTCCACCTGAGCTTTGTCACCCGCATATGA
- the gnb5a gene encoding guanine nucleotide-binding protein subunit beta-5a isoform X2, whose amino-acid sequence MAAQEVQPSETIAKLKSESETLKTKLEDERAKLHDVELHQVAEKVESLGQFVMKTRRTLKGHGNKVLCMDWCKDKRRIVSSSQDGKVIVWDAFTTNKEHAVTMPCTWVMACAYAPSGCAVACGGLDNKCSVYPLSLDKNENLAAKKKSVAMHTNYLSACSFTNSDMQILTSSGDGTCALWDVESGQLLQSFHGHAADVLCLDLAPSETGNTFVSGGCDKKANVWDMRSGQCIQSFETHESDINSVRYYPSGDAFASGSDDATCRLYDLRADREVAIYSKESIIFGASSVDFSLSGRLLFGGYNDYTINVWDVLKGTRVSILFGHENRVSTLRVSPDGTAFCSGSWDHTLRVWA is encoded by the exons ATGGCTGCCCAGGAAGTGCAGCCGAGTGAGACCATAGCGAAGCTGAAATCCGAGTCAGAGACGCTGAAGACGAAGCTGGAGGACGAGCGGGCCAAGCTGCATGATGTAGAGC TGCACCAGGTGGCAGAGAAGGTGGAGTCTCTCGGCCAGTTTGTCATGAAGACGAGGAGAACCCTGAAAGGACACGGCAATAAAGTGCTTTGCATGGACTGGTGTAAAGACAAGAGGAGAATTGTGAGCTCGTCCCAG GATGGAAAGGTGATTGTGTGGGATGCATTTACAACCAACAAG GAGCATGCAGTGACCATGCCATGTACATGGGTGATGGCCTGTGCGTATGCCCCATCTGGATGTGCGGTAGCGTGTGG TGGTCTTGACAACAAGTGTTCTGTGTACCCACTCTCCCTGGATAAGAACGAGAATCTGGCAGCGAAGAAGAAGTCCGTGGCAATGCACACCAATTACTTGTCTGCCTGCAGCTTCACCAACTCAGACATGCAG ATCCTGACATCGAGTGGTGATGGAACGTGTGCATTGTGGGATGTGGAAAGTGGACAGCTGCTCCAGAGTTTCCACGGTCATGCAGCTGATGTGCTTTGCCTGGACCTCGCTCCATCTGAGACCGGCAACACCTTTGTCTCTGGG GGCTGTGATAAGAAGGCAAATGTATGGGACATGCGCTCCGGACAGTGCATCCAGTCATTTGAGACCCACGAGTCAGATATTAACAGTGTGCG ATACTATCCGAGTGGGGACGCATTTGCCTCTGGCTCAGATGATGCGACT TGCCGTCTGTACGACCTGAGGGCCGATAGAGAAGTGGCCATTTATTCCAAAGAGAGCATCATATTTGGAGCTTCCAGTGTAGACTTCTCTCTCAGTG GCAGACTGCTATTTGGCGGCTACAACGACTACACCATCAACGTGTGGGACGTCCTAAAGGGGACCCGCGTATCCATTTTGTTCGGGCACGAGAACAGAGTCAGTACCCTTCGCGTCTCTCCAGACGGGACAGCGTTCTGCTCGGGGTCCTGGGACCACACTTTACGG GTCTGGGCTTGA
- the gnb5a gene encoding guanine nucleotide-binding protein subunit beta-5a isoform X1: MAAQEVQPSETIAKLKSESETLKTKLEDERAKLHDVELHQVAEKVESLGQFVMKTRRTLKGHGNKVLCMDWCKDKRRIVSSSQDGKVIVWDAFTTNKEHAVTMPCTWVMACAYAPSGCAVACGGLDNKCSVYPLSLDKNENLAAKKKSVAMHTNYLSACSFTNSDMQILTSSGDGTCALWDVESGQLLQSFHGHAADVLCLDLAPSETGNTFVSGGCDKKANVWDMRSGQCIQSFETHESDINSVRYYPSGDAFASGSDDATCRLYDLRADREVAIYSKESIIFGASSVDFSLSGRLLFGGYNDYTINVWDVLKGTRVSILFGHENRVSTLRVSPDGTAFCSGSWDHTLRVKILIVLELD, translated from the exons ATGGCTGCCCAGGAAGTGCAGCCGAGTGAGACCATAGCGAAGCTGAAATCCGAGTCAGAGACGCTGAAGACGAAGCTGGAGGACGAGCGGGCCAAGCTGCATGATGTAGAGC TGCACCAGGTGGCAGAGAAGGTGGAGTCTCTCGGCCAGTTTGTCATGAAGACGAGGAGAACCCTGAAAGGACACGGCAATAAAGTGCTTTGCATGGACTGGTGTAAAGACAAGAGGAGAATTGTGAGCTCGTCCCAG GATGGAAAGGTGATTGTGTGGGATGCATTTACAACCAACAAG GAGCATGCAGTGACCATGCCATGTACATGGGTGATGGCCTGTGCGTATGCCCCATCTGGATGTGCGGTAGCGTGTGG TGGTCTTGACAACAAGTGTTCTGTGTACCCACTCTCCCTGGATAAGAACGAGAATCTGGCAGCGAAGAAGAAGTCCGTGGCAATGCACACCAATTACTTGTCTGCCTGCAGCTTCACCAACTCAGACATGCAG ATCCTGACATCGAGTGGTGATGGAACGTGTGCATTGTGGGATGTGGAAAGTGGACAGCTGCTCCAGAGTTTCCACGGTCATGCAGCTGATGTGCTTTGCCTGGACCTCGCTCCATCTGAGACCGGCAACACCTTTGTCTCTGGG GGCTGTGATAAGAAGGCAAATGTATGGGACATGCGCTCCGGACAGTGCATCCAGTCATTTGAGACCCACGAGTCAGATATTAACAGTGTGCG ATACTATCCGAGTGGGGACGCATTTGCCTCTGGCTCAGATGATGCGACT TGCCGTCTGTACGACCTGAGGGCCGATAGAGAAGTGGCCATTTATTCCAAAGAGAGCATCATATTTGGAGCTTCCAGTGTAGACTTCTCTCTCAGTG GCAGACTGCTATTTGGCGGCTACAACGACTACACCATCAACGTGTGGGACGTCCTAAAGGGGACCCGCGTATCCATTTTGTTCGGGCACGAGAACAGAGTCAGTACCCTTCGCGTCTCTCCAGACGGGACAGCGTTCTGCTCGGGGTCCTGGGACCACACTTTACGGGTAAAGATTCTCATTGTGCTAGAATTGGACTGA